In Candidatus Defluviilinea gracilis, the genomic window GAAATTCGCAATCGGAGCCGTGATCTTCTGCTCCTTGGTGGTCGTGACGCATCCCGAAGCGACCATCCATACCATCGGTATCGCAATAGCCTTGGCGCTGCTTCATGCCCGGAATCGTCGCGGATTTCTACAGACTGGGCTTGTCGGCGCCGGCGCGCTGGCGGTCACCTCGCCGTGGTGGGCTTCTATGCTTGTCCGCCATGGGCTCGCGCCGTTCGTGTCGGCCTCGCAATCTGGATTTCACGATTTCAAATATTTCTACGCATTCTTTATAGACTATACCCAGGAAACGTTCATACCTCTGATCGCCGTCTTCGCATGGATTGGCGTCCTTTATTTTGTATCAAAGCGCGAGTATACGCTGCCTCTCCTTTTTGCGCTTCCGTTTCTAATCGAACCTCGAAACGCGCCGAATGTGGGCATGATCACAATTCCCATGCTTGCCTCTCACGCCATATTTCAAGTCTTGTTACCGGCGCTCAGGGGGAGCCAAACCAAAGACCAGAAAATATCCTCGTTGATCGGCAATACATCACAAAAATTGTGTATAGCGGTTGTAACATTCTGTTTGTTCGTCGGGATGCAGATCTTTGGTATGGAAATGAGCGCCAAGCGGATTCACCCGGAGACCAGGCTCGCCTTTGACTGGGTAAAAGCCCACACCCCCCCAAGCAGTCGGTTTGTCATCCTTAGCGGAAACAGCAAGCCGCTCGAAGACTTCAACAACGAATGGTTCCCCATACTAACGGATCGCGTCAGCCTGACAACATTGCAGGGCTTGGAATGGGACAACAGCATAGACTTTAATGAGCATACCATGTGGCTGAGCAACGCGCAGAATTGTCGATTCAGCTTTGACGCCCCAGCCTGCCTGCGCGCCTTAGGGCTGAGCGGGCAACTACAATTCGACTATCTGATCATCCTGCGCGCAACGATAGATCCGCCACTGTACCTTGCAGATCTTCCATCATGGGCAAATGTAGAAGGTCGATCGTTGGTATACGAATCGAGCGAAATTTTTATCTTGAGATTTCCGTAGCAATCCGATCGAAAGCGCAATTCGGAGAATACAAGAATTCTCACTCGTTAGCGTATAGCACAGGCTTGATCGAGCCGCAATCCTACATCAACATCGCGATAGATATAGAAGGGGTCGGCAATATAAAAGTACCTGTTCTCCAAAAGCGGAAAATCGCCTCCAAAATATTTGTTGAACACCAGTCTAAAGAGGTTTACGGGGGTAAGATCGTCGGGAATATCCGCCGCGCTCATGCCCGGGAAGTAATATGCGGCAAATGGGGATAATCGTTCCCGAACACACGTCTTTTCCACCGATGTGAAATAGGTCAACAACCCCGACCCATGGTCTGCCTGAACAATTATGATCGGAGGAGTATCCGATTGTTGAAGGATCGTTGCAAGTATTTCCTGTAAACGCGTGTTCACAAATTCAACCTGGTCTGTATAGCCTTTTGTATATTGCTCCGGTGAACCCTCAAAATCCTCCGCATCCTTAAAGCTAAAGCCAGCCGAGGGCTGGACAGGTTTGCCATGCGCGTCAAAGACAAAAGGAGGGTGCGGCAGGAGGATATGAGCGAAAACAAATACGGGGTTCGGGTCAGATGCGAAATCGTCCAGCGCGTCCAAAGTGTGCAGGATGGTCTTGCGCTGAGTCTCAACTGTAAACACCGAAGCGCCATCCTGTATGTACGGCTGAGACAAACGCAAGGGCGATGTGTGAATAATATACTGCTCAAAATCGGTCAATTCGACCGGATACGCCGATTGATGCAGGGTTGCCGAAGCCATATCGGTCAAACTCCAATTTGTGCTGAAGGAAACGGTCGTATATCCTTGAGATTCAAGAAGTGAGACAACCCTGCCGCGGTCGATATATGGCTCCATCAGCCACCAAAATTTGGAGTTATCCAAGCCAGGCGCAAAGGCATCCACATACTCCATGTTTAGGGTCGAAGTGATCGAAAGGATTGTTTTGGCATAATTGGAGCGAGCCTGTCGCGCTACAACAAATCCTTCCTTCTCTAATTCGCCCACAAATTCAGAATTATCATAACGATAAAGGTCTTTCAATACATCGGAACGAACGTATCCGTCTAAAACGATGTAATAGATGTCAGGTTTGACAGCGGTGGTGGCTTTCAAGCGATTCGCATCCGTGGCGTTAAGACCGCGCAAAGATGAAAAATAGATGGACCAGGGCGCGTTCCCATATTCAGAAACATGCAGACCAATCGAATAGAATACAAGAAACACGCTAACGGTCAAGGAAAGCGGGGGCTGCGCGCTTTTTCGAGAACCAGGTCTCTTTCGATACTGCCCAATCCGCCAAATAACATAAACAGCCACAAACAGGCGGACTGCGATCCAGAAAAATTTAGGCGGGAAGGTGAACAACAAAATCGTTACCACCAAGCATTCTTCCACCATCTTCCAGTCGGCGATGAATTGCTTCAAGAGCGCGGCAAACAATCCGATGATCAACCAAGAGACAAGCAACGGTCTCAAAAGATAATGAGGCGGAAATAAATGTTGTTCCGCGTGAAGCGACAGGAGCATGTTTCCAAGGACCAGCAACCATGAAGAGAGCAGATATCGAATTTTCATTTTTTATCAAGCGTCAACCGCAAATTATAAACGGTTCATCGGAATGAAAAATCGCCCTCACAATCCACGAGGGCGATTTGAACTGCTGTAGCCTTGAAAAACTTACTTCGTCATCGACTCTGCCGGCGCCTTCGAGCGCATCACAGCCCAGGCGAGGACAGCGACCAACGCCGCGGCAACTGCCCAGACGCCAATTGAACCGCCGCCGGAGTATTGCACCACGATCGGAGCGACGATCACCGCGACGAGGTTCACCACCTTGATCATCGGGTTGAGCGCGGGACCAGCCGTATCCTTGAACGGATCGCCGACCGTGTCGCCCACCACGCCAGCCTTGTGACGTTCGGAGCCTTTGCCGAGATTATTGGCGGGGTCTTTCGGCTCGTCTTCGATGAGTTTCTTGGCGTTATCCCATGCGCCACCGGAGTTATTGAGGAACACCGCCAACAATTGACCGGAGACGATGATGCCAGCCAGCATACCGCCGAGGGCTTCCACTTGCAGGGTCAACCCGACCACGATCGGCGTGACGATGCCGAGCAACGCCAGCGAAACCAATTCTTTCTGGGCGGCAGTTGTGGAAATGCCAACGGCTTGTTTGTAGTCGGGAGCCACTTTACCTTCCAGCACGCCCAATTTGAACTGGCGGCGGACTTCCAACACGATCAGCGAAGCCGCGCGAGCGACTGCCTGAATGGCGAACGACGAGAACAGCCACGGCAACGCGCCGCCGACCAACATGCCCACGAACACTTGCGGCACATCAGCGCGGATGCCGATGGATTGAATCTGCGCTTCGAGAGGAACGCCCAGCGCGGTCTGCGCGCGCGAAACGTCCACGAGGAACGAGCCAAAGAGCGAAACAGCCGCAATGACAGCGGAACCGATGGCAACGCCTTTCGTGATGGCTTTCGTGGTGTTACCGACCGCGTCGAGATCAGCCATGATCTGCTGGGCGGCTTTGGTTTCCTTGTCGGTTTTGCCGTGCCATGCCATTTCACCGATACCATTGGCGTTATCTGAAATGGGACCGAATGAATCCATCGCCACGTTGTTACCGGTCAGGGTCAACATGCCGATGCCGGTCATCGCCACGCCGTACAAAATGAACGTCGCGCGTTCCGCGGCAGTCACATCGGGGATCGTGCCGAAAATAAAGATCGAGGCGACGATGGTCAACGCAATGACCAACACCGACCACACGGACGATTCAAAACCGACCGAAACGCCGTTCAAGATCAACGTGGCGGGACCTGTGTCGGCAGATTTCTTGATATCGTTCACAGGCTGGGCATGCGTGCCGGTGAAATATTCAGTCAGGCGGTCAATAACGATCGCGAGCAACACACCAACGCCCACAGCCGCCGGCATTCTCCACCAACCGCCAAACTCAGCCATTGTGTCTTTCATATATAAGAAGCCGGCAACGAAGAACAGAACAGCAGAGATCACAGCGGAGGTCAAGAAGCCGCTGAAGATCGCCTTCATTGCGTCGTGGGCTTTCCCGGTGGCGCCGGCGCGCACAAAGTACGTGCCGATGATCGAGGAAAGCACGCCGATACCGCGCACCATCAATGGGAAGATGATCCACTCGAGGCGCCCGGTCGTGTGCCAAAGGGCGAGACCAAGAATCAAACCGGAGACGATCGTCACTTCGTAGGATTCGAAGATATCCGCCGCCATGCCGGCGCAATCGCCGACGTTGTCGCCCACGAGGTCAGCCACCACTGCGGGATTCCTCGGGTCATCCTCCGGGATGCCTGCCTCGACCTTGCCGACCAGGTCCGCGCCCACGTCAGCCGCTTTGGTGAAGATGCCGCCGCCCACGCGCATGAACAACGCGAGCAGTGTGCCGCCAAAACCGAAACCGAGCAACGCGTCCGGCGCGGCGATGCCGAGAACGATGAAGATCAACGTGCCGCCCAACAGACCCAGCCCATCGGTGAGCATACCGGTGATCGTGCCGGCGCGATACGCAATACGGAGCGAGTCGCCGAACGAGCGTTTCGACGCGGAAGCCACGCGCACATTGCCTTCCACCGCCATGCGCATGCCGATCTGCCCGACCGCCAGCGAGAAGCCCGCGCCCATCACAAAGGCGAACGCGCGCGCCAGACCGATCCACAAGCGGACCGTTTCTGCCGGCACGCCTTCAAAGCGTTCGAGCGCTTCGGGGGAGGGCGGAACAATATACACGGAGAAAAAGAGCGCGATCGTCAAAACGCCGATTAACGGCAAAATGGAGCGCAACTGCCTTTTCAAATAGGCGTCCGCTCCATCCTTGATCGCGTTCCAGACTTCCTGCATCTTCTCCGTGCCTTTATCTTCACGCAGGATCTGGGATCGAAGAAAAATCGCATACAGCAAGCCGAGAATGGCAACGCCAAACACAGCCCAAATGGCAATTTCCTCCAGCGAAGTAAGTCCTTGCATAGCGTACATAGGGGGTGATTCCTCCCGAACAAAGTTTTTTCCGGGCATCTGCCCGGCAGAGCAGACGGATTTTACAGGCGCAAAGTTATTGTGTCAAGAAATTTGCCTCTCGGCGCCTTGTCTCAGCCCTTCTCGCCGATCTCCGGACGGGTATTCAAACCAATGGCGGACTAACAGACTGGGACGATATACCCTTTACATGTTACACTCGCGCAAGTTTAAACCTTTGAGGTAACCATGCGGATAAAAATACTCTCGCTTCTTCTCGCCACGGTCAGCCTGCTTCTCCCAACTTCGGCGTTCGCCGCCTCCCCAGCCGATGTGACGAATGACCGCGTCACGTTCGACTTCCCCATCTCAGCCACCTTCAGCGCCACGATCACCGCCAACGCGGAGATCCGCTCCATCGTGCTGGAGTATGGCAATGAACAACAAACCTGCGGAGATGTGGTCGCCAAAGCCTTCCCTCAATTCACCCCCGGCGCGCGCGTGAACGCGGAGTGGGTTTGGGAAATGCGCCAAAGCGGATCATTACCGCCCGGCGCAAAACTCTGGTGGCGCTGGCGCGTGACCGACATCAACGGTGTGGAGACTGTCAGCGAAACGAAGACCGCCACCTGGCTCGACGACAACCACAATTGGAAAACGCTCGACGAAGGGCTGATCAATTTTCACTGGTATCAAGGCGATGAAGCCTTCGCGCGCGACCTGATGAACGCCGCGCAGAACGGCTTAAAATTCAACGAGACCGAATCCGGTCTCACCGCCGAATCGCCGATCGATATTTACATATATGGCAACACCAACGACCTCAAAGACGCGATTCTCTACGAACCTTCGTGGACGGGCGGGCAGGCATTCCCCGATCAAGACATAGTGATTCTCGGCATCTCGCAAACCGACCTGGACTGGGGGCGCAATTCCATCGTTCACGAATTGACGCACGTGTTGGTGGGTCACCTCACATTTTCGTGCCTCGGCGACGTGCCCACATGGTTAAACGAAGGATTGGCGGTATACAGCGAGGGCGAACTCGACCCCGCCTCGCAACAGCAGTTGGATGAAGCGATTCAAAACGACACCCTGCTCAGCATCCGTTCGTTGAGCGCGGGATTCTCCGAAGTATCAGACAAGGCGTATCTTTCATATAGTCAATCCTTCAGCGTGGTGAAATTTCTTGTCGAAACCTACGGGCAGGAAAAGATGACCGCGCTCCTCACCTCCCTGCGCGATGGCGTGACCATCGACGAAGCCTTGACCAACACATACGGCTTCAACGTGGAAGGCTTGGAGGATGAATGGCGCGCAGGCATTGGCGCCAAGCCGCGCGCGGTCTCCGCGCAACCGACCGCGCAACCCACGGCTACGTTCGTGCCAACCATCGTTCCCGTTTCGGGCTTCCAATTTTCACAAATCACCACGCCGACCGCCATTCCCACCTCCTCGTTCGGCACACAGCAACCGACAACAGAAGCGCCCCAGCCAAGCGGACCTCCGCTCTGGCTGACATTATCCCTGCTCGGTATGTGTTGCGTATTTCTCCTCTTGATCGGCGTAGTTGTGCTTGGATTAATCGCTCGCAGAGGGAACCAACAACAAGAAGGCAACCATGGCTAAACTCAAACTGCGGAAGTTGGCTTCCGCCTTGTTCGCGATCGTAATCTTATCGACGATCACTGTCGCTTCCCCGCGCCGCGCGTCGGCGTTGCAAGTGGATATCCCACTCGACCAGGCGTTGGTGTTGGCGGGAGGCGAATCAACCAACCCGCGTAGTTACGACCCGGCTACCACGCACACGTCCGGCGATAAACTCGTCTTCAGTGGGTTGGTCTCGTTCGACCCAAATCTGAATCTCACGCCCGACCTCGCCGAATCATGGGATATCAGCGCTGATGGCACGGTCTACACCTTCCACTTGCGGCAGAACGCCAAATTCCACAATGGGCGCGCCGTCACCGCGCAGGACGTGATCTACTCGTGGCAACGCGCCGCCAGCCCGGCGGTCGCGTCCGACACGGCGCTCACGTATCTGGGCGATATCGTCGGCGTGCGCGAGATGAATGCGGGGCAGGCAGAATCCATTTCCGGG contains:
- a CDS encoding sodium-translocating pyrophosphatase, translated to MQGLTSLEEIAIWAVFGVAILGLLYAIFLRSQILREDKGTEKMQEVWNAIKDGADAYLKRQLRSILPLIGVLTIALFFSVYIVPPSPEALERFEGVPAETVRLWIGLARAFAFVMGAGFSLAVGQIGMRMAVEGNVRVASASKRSFGDSLRIAYRAGTITGMLTDGLGLLGGTLIFIVLGIAAPDALLGFGFGGTLLALFMRVGGGIFTKAADVGADLVGKVEAGIPEDDPRNPAVVADLVGDNVGDCAGMAADIFESYEVTIVSGLILGLALWHTTGRLEWIIFPLMVRGIGVLSSIIGTYFVRAGATGKAHDAMKAIFSGFLTSAVISAVLFFVAGFLYMKDTMAEFGGWWRMPAAVGVGVLLAIVIDRLTEYFTGTHAQPVNDIKKSADTGPATLILNGVSVGFESSVWSVLVIALTIVASIFIFGTIPDVTAAERATFILYGVAMTGIGMLTLTGNNVAMDSFGPISDNANGIGEMAWHGKTDKETKAAQQIMADLDAVGNTTKAITKGVAIGSAVIAAVSLFGSFLVDVSRAQTALGVPLEAQIQSIGIRADVPQVFVGMLVGGALPWLFSSFAIQAVARAASLIVLEVRRQFKLGVLEGKVAPDYKQAVGISTTAAQKELVSLALLGIVTPIVVGLTLQVEALGGMLAGIIVSGQLLAVFLNNSGGAWDNAKKLIEDEPKDPANNLGKGSERHKAGVVGDTVGDPFKDTAGPALNPMIKVVNLVAVIVAPIVVQYSGGGSIGVWAVAAALVAVLAWAVMRSKAPAESMTK